One segment of Streptosporangium brasiliense DNA contains the following:
- a CDS encoding ATP-binding cassette domain-containing protein, producing MSSQQTEVADRVVMRDIRKRYGMVDALRGATLRVGVGEVVGLVGDNAAGKSTMMKVLAGAVVPDSGEIVIDGRPVSFTNPRDARELGIEMVYQDLALCDDIDVAGNLFLGREPRRSGGLLLDTRKMHEEARLHLDALNIRIPLTDIPVGGLSGGQRQAVAIARAVTFAPKLLILDEPTAALAVTEVETVLELIKTISAQGVAVILITHRLQDLFRVCDRLCVMYEGTLRADLDARETSLEQLVSEIVAHELPEGAR from the coding sequence ATGAGCAGTCAGCAGACGGAGGTCGCCGACCGCGTGGTCATGCGCGACATCCGCAAACGCTACGGAATGGTCGACGCCCTGCGCGGGGCGACCCTCCGGGTCGGTGTCGGCGAGGTCGTGGGACTGGTCGGCGACAACGCCGCCGGCAAGTCCACCATGATGAAAGTGCTGGCGGGCGCGGTCGTGCCGGACTCCGGCGAGATCGTCATCGACGGCCGCCCGGTGTCCTTCACCAATCCCCGCGACGCCCGCGAGCTGGGCATCGAGATGGTCTACCAGGACCTCGCCCTGTGCGACGACATCGACGTGGCGGGCAATCTGTTTCTCGGCCGCGAGCCGCGCCGGAGCGGTGGCCTGCTGCTCGACACGCGGAAGATGCACGAGGAGGCCCGGCTCCACCTCGACGCGCTCAACATCCGGATCCCGCTCACCGACATCCCGGTGGGCGGTCTGTCCGGCGGGCAGCGCCAGGCCGTGGCCATCGCCCGCGCCGTCACCTTCGCCCCCAAACTCCTCATCCTCGACGAGCCCACCGCGGCCCTCGCCGTGACCGAGGTCGAAACGGTCCTCGAACTCATCAAGACGATCTCCGCCCAGGGGGTCGCGGTCATCCTCATCACCCACCGTCTGCAGGACCTCTTCCGGGTGTGCGACCGGCTCTGCGTGATGTACGAGGGGACGCTCCGCGCCGACCTCGACGCCCGCGAGACCAGCCTGGAGCAGCTCGTCTCGGAGATCGTCGCCCACGAGCTGCCCGAGGGGGCACGATGA
- a CDS encoding phosphotriesterase family protein: MTGRPGAGGPVSAMTVLGPVPVAELGVTLCHEHLRNDGASAWHPAPAGDAEGELIAGSRLRMDFLGRLRHDPYLSRDNVSLDDTEVAIEEVARFTARGGRTLLEVTPDGIGRAPGELARIARAGGLNIVMGCGFYLERTHPARVREMSADDVAAEIERDLTEGVDGVRAGVIGEIGISADFTPAEEKVLRGAARAQSRTGVPLSVHLPGWVRHGHRVLDVVAEEGGLLPATVLSHMNPSLHDRDYQVSLAVRGAYLEYDMCGMEYLFPGEGQSPCDEENAAAIAWLVRAGFGDRLLLSQDVFLKTMLVRYGGAGYAHILTDFVPRLHRHGLAPQDTHRMLVANPRELFTAAHGHPRSAALPHDG; the protein is encoded by the coding sequence ATGACCGGCCGGCCCGGAGCCGGCGGACCGGTGAGCGCGATGACGGTGCTCGGCCCGGTGCCCGTCGCCGAGCTCGGCGTCACGCTCTGCCACGAGCACCTGCGCAACGACGGCGCCAGCGCCTGGCACCCGGCCCCGGCCGGGGACGCCGAGGGGGAGCTGATCGCCGGCTCCCGGCTGCGGATGGACTTCCTCGGCCGGCTGCGGCACGACCCCTACCTCTCCCGCGACAACGTCTCACTCGACGACACCGAGGTCGCGATCGAGGAGGTGGCCCGGTTCACCGCCCGCGGCGGCCGGACCCTGCTGGAGGTGACCCCCGACGGCATCGGCCGCGCCCCCGGCGAGCTGGCCCGGATCGCCCGCGCCGGCGGCCTGAACATCGTGATGGGCTGCGGCTTCTACCTGGAGCGCACCCATCCGGCCCGGGTACGCGAGATGAGCGCCGACGACGTCGCCGCCGAGATCGAGCGGGACCTGACCGAGGGCGTGGACGGGGTGCGCGCGGGGGTGATCGGCGAGATCGGGATCTCGGCGGACTTCACCCCGGCCGAGGAGAAGGTGCTCCGCGGCGCCGCCCGCGCGCAGTCCCGCACCGGCGTGCCGCTCTCGGTGCACCTGCCCGGCTGGGTACGGCACGGCCACCGGGTGCTCGACGTCGTCGCCGAGGAGGGCGGGCTGCTGCCGGCCACGGTGCTGTCGCACATGAACCCCAGCCTGCACGACCGCGACTACCAGGTGTCGCTCGCCGTCCGCGGCGCCTACCTGGAGTACGACATGTGCGGCATGGAGTATCTGTTCCCCGGAGAGGGCCAGTCGCCGTGCGACGAGGAGAACGCCGCGGCCATCGCCTGGCTGGTCCGCGCCGGGTTCGGCGACCGGCTGCTGCTCTCCCAGGACGTCTTCCTCAAGACCATGCTGGTCCGGTACGGCGGGGCCGGCTACGCGCACATCCTCACCGACTTCGTCCCGCGGCTGCACCGCCACGGGCTGGCCCCGCAGGACACCCACCGGATGCTCGTCGCCAACCCGCGAGAGCTCTTCACCGCCGCGCACGGGCATCCGCGGTCCGCCGCCCTGCCCCACGACGGCTGA
- a CDS encoding transglycosylase domain-containing protein, with product MDGGSGVLKGRERGQEKGQERGGPRRRVLRIALVVAGAAVLSMIGLFGVAWVMTPIPDSTQPRATAQGSVIYYRDGKTVLAKQGVNRRSVALSQIPESVRDAVIAAENRSFYEDKGVSLKGTFRAMWSTVTGQQLQGGSTITQQMVRNYYSGLSQERSVARKLKEVLISLKVDQSKSKDWVLEQYLNTIYFGRGADGVQAAADAYFRKDVGRLTVAEGAYLAAVIQQPSRFADPRGADLEAARARWQSVIDGMVQTGALTPEQAAATAFPTLKKPKAIFAPKGQEGYMLDQVTAELKRMGYTDEAINQGGLKIVSTFDKGLMAAAERAVTSVLPEGTSAKVRTGLAAVDPASGEVVAFYGGPSYEANKFDNSFSAKVQAGSTFKAYALAAALNNGFGLDTRVDGNSPLHVTSGDRGIPNSGNYSYGQVNLVKATQSSVNTAFVDLGQRVGLDKIAKIAEGAGIPADQLARQADFPTLPLGTASVSAVQNASGFATFAAGGVHRDAHVIRSVTDAKGRTTKIKVKGERAFTEQTAIDATYALTQVVEAGTGSAARLYDRPVAGKTGTTDKSAAVWFAGFTPQLAVAVDMFRDDNRPVVVNGSAQYGGTYPAQIWRAFMAEAMSGKPVKEFAEPSNYGYSTYDGYDDGYDDGYDSGNRDYGDGGGDGYDTATPTPRPDATADPSPDQSQSPDGTGDGTGDGTGGDGTGDGGTGDGGTGDGMDGGGTGDQGQPPGDGFDRAPGR from the coding sequence GTGGATGGGGGTTCGGGCGTGCTGAAGGGCCGGGAGAGAGGCCAGGAGAAGGGGCAGGAGAGGGGCGGTCCGCGGCGGAGGGTCCTGCGGATCGCTCTCGTCGTCGCCGGCGCCGCCGTGCTCTCGATGATCGGCCTCTTCGGGGTGGCGTGGGTCATGACGCCGATCCCGGACAGCACGCAGCCCAGGGCCACCGCGCAGGGTTCGGTGATCTACTATCGCGACGGCAAGACCGTGCTGGCCAAGCAGGGCGTGAACCGCAGGAGCGTCGCCCTGTCGCAGATCCCCGAGAGCGTCAGGGACGCGGTCATCGCCGCCGAGAACCGGTCCTTCTACGAGGACAAGGGCGTCTCCCTCAAGGGCACCTTCCGCGCCATGTGGTCCACGGTCACCGGCCAGCAGCTCCAGGGCGGCTCGACGATCACCCAGCAGATGGTCCGCAACTACTACAGCGGCCTCAGCCAGGAGCGCTCCGTCGCCCGCAAGCTCAAGGAGGTCCTGATCTCCCTGAAGGTGGACCAGTCGAAGTCGAAGGACTGGGTGCTGGAGCAGTATCTCAACACGATCTACTTCGGCCGGGGGGCCGACGGGGTCCAGGCGGCGGCCGACGCCTACTTCCGCAAGGACGTCGGCAGGCTGACCGTCGCGGAGGGCGCCTATCTCGCCGCGGTGATCCAGCAGCCGTCCCGCTTCGCCGACCCCCGGGGCGCCGACCTGGAGGCGGCCAGGGCGCGCTGGCAGTCGGTGATCGACGGCATGGTGCAGACCGGGGCCCTGACCCCCGAGCAGGCGGCCGCCACCGCCTTCCCCACCCTCAAGAAGCCCAAGGCGATCTTCGCGCCCAAGGGCCAGGAGGGCTACATGCTCGACCAGGTGACGGCCGAGCTCAAGCGCATGGGATACACCGACGAGGCCATCAACCAGGGTGGCCTGAAGATCGTCTCGACCTTCGACAAGGGGCTGATGGCCGCCGCCGAGCGGGCCGTCACCTCGGTCCTGCCCGAGGGCACCTCGGCCAAGGTCCGCACCGGCCTGGCCGCCGTCGACCCCGCCAGCGGCGAGGTCGTGGCCTTCTACGGCGGGCCCAGCTACGAGGCCAACAAGTTCGACAACTCCTTCTCGGCCAAGGTGCAGGCCGGATCCACGTTCAAGGCGTACGCGCTCGCGGCCGCCCTGAACAACGGCTTCGGCCTCGACACCCGCGTGGACGGCAACTCGCCCCTGCACGTCACCTCGGGCGACAGGGGCATCCCCAACTCGGGCAACTACTCCTACGGCCAGGTCAACCTGGTCAAGGCGACCCAGAGCTCGGTCAACACCGCCTTCGTGGACCTCGGGCAGCGGGTCGGGCTGGACAAGATCGCCAAGATCGCCGAGGGCGCGGGCATCCCCGCCGACCAGCTCGCCCGCCAGGCGGACTTCCCCACACTGCCGCTGGGGACGGCGTCGGTGAGCGCGGTGCAGAACGCCTCCGGCTTCGCCACGTTCGCCGCCGGGGGCGTCCACCGTGACGCCCACGTGATCCGATCGGTCACCGACGCCAAGGGCAGGACCACCAAGATCAAGGTCAAGGGCGAGCGGGCCTTCACCGAGCAGACCGCCATCGACGCCACCTACGCGCTGACCCAGGTCGTAGAGGCGGGCACCGGCTCGGCCGCCCGCCTCTACGACCGCCCGGTGGCCGGCAAGACCGGCACCACCGACAAGTCGGCGGCCGTGTGGTTCGCCGGGTTCACCCCGCAGCTGGCGGTCGCGGTGGACATGTTCCGTGACGACAACAGGCCGGTGGTCGTCAACGGCAGCGCCCAGTACGGCGGGACCTACCCGGCCCAGATCTGGCGCGCCTTCATGGCCGAGGCGATGTCGGGCAAGCCGGTCAAGGAGTTCGCCGAGCCGTCCAACTACGGTTACTCCACCTACGACGGCTACGACGACGGCTATGACGACGGTTACGACTCCGGCAACCGCGACTACGGCGACGGGGGCGGGGACGGCTACGACACCGCCACGCCCACGCCGCGCCCCGACGCGACGGCCGACCCGTCCCCCGACCAGAGCCAGTCCCCGGACGGGACGGGCGACGGCACCGGTGACGGCACGGGCGGCGACGGCACCGGAGACGGCGGGACTGGAGACGGCGGGACCGGTGACGGCATGGACGGCGGCGGCACCGGTGACCAGGGACAGCCCCCCGGCGACGGCTTCGACAGAGCCCCGGGCCGTTAG
- a CDS encoding glutamine amidotransferase, which translates to MTRVLVAGESWISESTHYKGFDSFTTTTYHTGIEPLRDALVSDGMEVDHLPAHDVPGLFPATLDELSAYDVVVLSDIGANSILLHPDTWLHSRKSVNRLDLLARWVEQGGGLAMAGGYLSFQGFEAKAAFRGTAVERVLPARMSPYDDRVETPQGVPGAVTDPGHVIVAGLPATWPDLLGYNRFEVPQDAALLATVGGDPLLAVREAEAGRTLAWASDIAPHWCPEEFVSWDGYRTLFTRAVRWLAKEI; encoded by the coding sequence ATGACCCGCGTGCTGGTCGCCGGCGAGTCGTGGATCAGCGAGTCCACCCACTACAAGGGCTTCGACTCGTTCACCACGACCACCTACCACACCGGCATCGAGCCGCTGCGCGACGCTCTGGTGTCCGACGGCATGGAAGTCGACCACCTACCGGCGCACGACGTGCCGGGGCTGTTCCCCGCGACACTCGACGAGCTGTCGGCCTACGACGTGGTCGTGCTCTCCGACATCGGCGCCAACAGCATCCTGCTCCACCCCGACACGTGGCTGCACAGCAGGAAGTCGGTCAACCGGCTCGACCTGCTGGCGCGCTGGGTGGAGCAGGGCGGCGGCCTGGCGATGGCGGGCGGCTACCTGAGCTTCCAGGGCTTCGAGGCCAAGGCCGCCTTCCGCGGCACGGCCGTGGAACGGGTGCTCCCCGCCCGGATGTCCCCCTACGACGACCGGGTGGAGACCCCCCAGGGCGTCCCCGGGGCCGTCACCGACCCCGGTCACGTCATCGTCGCCGGGCTGCCCGCCACCTGGCCCGACCTGCTCGGCTACAACCGCTTCGAAGTCCCTCAGGACGCCGCGCTGCTGGCCACGGTGGGCGGGGACCCGCTGCTCGCCGTACGCGAGGCGGAGGCCGGGCGCACCCTCGCGTGGGCCTCGGACATCGCCCCGCACTGGTGCCCCGAGGAGTTCGTGAGCTGGGACGGCTACCGCACGCTCTTCACCCGTGCGGTGCGCTGGCTGGCGAAGGAGATCTGA
- a CDS encoding nucleoside hydrolase: protein MAIPVILDCDPGHDDALAILLAVAHPAIDLRAVATVAGNQTVQKTALNARRMLGLAGAAGVPVAAGCDRPLVAPLEIGDYVHGESGLDGPAFGEPDVPLDPRHGVELIHDTLAAAEEPVTIVAIGPLTNIATLLRRHPGDRERIREIVIMGGSTERGNHTPYAEFNVYADPEAAAEVLGSGVPTTWVGLNVSHQALVTSDVLERISALGTPLARICVELLTFFGSSYHRAWGFPAPPLHDPITVAYLIDPAVLTRVRVGLRIELDGAHTRGATVADLHGRMDWEPNAEVGTVLDKDRFWDLMIGAIDVLGRG, encoded by the coding sequence ATGGCGATCCCGGTGATCCTCGACTGCGACCCGGGGCACGACGACGCCCTCGCCATCCTGCTGGCGGTCGCCCACCCGGCGATCGACCTGCGCGCGGTCGCCACCGTGGCGGGCAACCAGACCGTGCAGAAGACCGCGCTGAACGCGCGGCGGATGCTCGGCCTCGCCGGGGCCGCCGGCGTACCGGTGGCGGCGGGCTGTGACCGGCCGCTCGTCGCGCCGCTGGAGATCGGCGACTACGTGCACGGTGAGAGCGGCCTGGACGGCCCGGCCTTCGGCGAGCCGGACGTGCCGCTCGACCCGCGACACGGCGTCGAGCTGATCCACGACACGCTCGCCGCCGCGGAGGAACCGGTCACGATCGTGGCGATCGGACCGCTGACCAACATCGCCACGCTGCTGCGCCGCCATCCGGGCGACCGCGAGCGGATCCGCGAGATCGTGATCATGGGGGGCTCCACCGAGCGGGGCAACCACACCCCGTACGCCGAGTTCAACGTTTACGCCGACCCGGAGGCCGCCGCCGAGGTGCTCGGCAGCGGCGTCCCGACCACCTGGGTCGGGCTCAACGTCAGCCACCAGGCCCTGGTCACCTCCGACGTGCTGGAGCGCATCAGCGCGCTGGGGACCCCGCTGGCGCGGATCTGCGTGGAGCTGCTCACCTTCTTCGGCTCCAGCTACCACAGGGCCTGGGGGTTCCCCGCGCCGCCGCTGCACGACCCGATCACCGTCGCCTACCTGATCGACCCGGCGGTCCTCACCCGGGTCCGGGTGGGCCTGCGGATCGAGCTGGACGGCGCCCACACCCGGGGCGCCACCGTGGCCGACCTGCACGGCCGGATGGACTGGGAGCCGAACGCCGAGGTGGGCACCGTCCTGGACAAGGACCGGTTCTGGGACCTCATGATCGGCGCCATCGACGTCCTCGGCCGCGGGTGA
- a CDS encoding substrate-binding domain-containing protein, translating to MARSNRLTRLTATTALLATGLLAAACGGTDGSGAASGGDRPRVGLVQINQQAIFFNEMNAGAQQAAKEAGVDLTIFNANDDAAKQNEAVDNFVQQQFDAVVVVAIDVEGIKPAVKIAKDAGLKVVAVDAIVDSPAVDTQVGVDNAAAAKDAGAFVNDWAKAQNLAAPKIGVVGALNSFIQNIRKDDFNATVQAGGAQIVQTVDGQNKQEAAMTAAENLLTSRSDMNAIYATGEPALLGTVAAVKSQNAADRVKVFGWDLTKEAISGIDAGFVAGVVQQDPRTEGYEAVKEAKSLVGGGQAKKKIDVPVTIVTKDNVDKYRTTFK from the coding sequence ATGGCACGATCCAATCGACTCACCCGCCTGACAGCCACCACCGCGCTGCTGGCCACCGGCCTGCTGGCCGCGGCCTGCGGCGGCACGGACGGCTCCGGCGCCGCATCGGGCGGTGACCGCCCCCGCGTCGGCCTGGTGCAGATCAACCAGCAGGCGATCTTCTTCAACGAGATGAACGCCGGCGCCCAGCAGGCGGCCAAGGAGGCGGGCGTCGATCTGACGATCTTCAACGCCAACGACGACGCCGCCAAGCAGAACGAGGCCGTCGACAACTTCGTCCAGCAGCAGTTCGACGCCGTCGTCGTCGTGGCCATCGACGTGGAGGGCATCAAGCCCGCCGTGAAGATCGCCAAGGACGCCGGCCTGAAGGTCGTGGCGGTCGACGCGATCGTGGACTCCCCCGCGGTCGACACCCAGGTCGGCGTGGACAACGCCGCCGCCGCCAAGGACGCCGGCGCGTTCGTCAACGACTGGGCCAAGGCGCAGAACCTGGCGGCGCCGAAGATCGGCGTGGTGGGCGCGCTCAACTCCTTCATCCAGAACATCCGCAAGGACGACTTCAACGCCACCGTCCAGGCGGGCGGCGCCCAGATCGTGCAGACCGTGGACGGGCAGAACAAGCAGGAGGCCGCCATGACGGCCGCCGAGAACCTGCTCACCTCGCGCTCGGACATGAACGCCATCTACGCCACCGGCGAGCCCGCGCTGCTCGGCACCGTGGCGGCGGTGAAGTCGCAGAACGCCGCCGACCGGGTGAAGGTCTTCGGCTGGGACCTCACCAAGGAGGCGATCAGCGGCATCGACGCGGGCTTCGTCGCCGGAGTCGTGCAGCAGGATCCCCGGACCGAGGGCTACGAGGCGGTCAAGGAGGCCAAGTCCCTGGTCGGCGGCGGACAGGCCAAGAAGAAGATCGACGTGCCCGTCACGATCGTGACCAAGGACAACGTCGACAAGTACCGCACCACCTTCAAGTAG
- a CDS encoding Lrp/AsnC family transcriptional regulator: MTIDQLDARLIALLAGEPKLGVLECSRRLGVARGTVQARLDRLTARGVITGFGPDIAPAALGYDVTAFVTLQIRQVSGHDPVADQLAAIPQVLEVHTITGGDDMHCRVVARSNADLQRVIDLIVDVRGVVRTSSVIALDTPVPYRVLPLVADVPRQGKS, from the coding sequence ATGACGATTGATCAACTCGACGCCCGGCTCATCGCCCTGCTGGCGGGGGAGCCCAAGCTCGGCGTGCTGGAGTGCTCCCGGCGGCTCGGCGTCGCCAGGGGCACCGTGCAGGCCCGTCTCGACCGGCTGACCGCCCGGGGTGTGATCACCGGCTTCGGCCCCGACATCGCCCCCGCCGCGCTCGGCTACGACGTGACCGCGTTCGTCACTTTGCAGATCCGCCAGGTCAGCGGGCACGACCCGGTCGCCGACCAGCTCGCCGCGATCCCCCAGGTGCTGGAGGTGCACACGATCACCGGCGGCGACGACATGCACTGCCGTGTGGTGGCGCGCAGCAATGCCGATCTGCAGAGGGTCATCGACCTGATTGTTGACGTTCGCGGGGTGGTCCGGACCTCGTCGGTGATCGCGCTGGACACACCCGTGCCATACCGGGTCCTTCCTTTGGTGGCCGATGTACCGCGCCAGGGGAAGAGCTAG
- a CDS encoding thioredoxin domain-containing protein, translating into MNRLGGETSPYLLQHTSNPVDWWPWGAEAFAEARRRDVPLLISVGYSACHWCHVMAHESFEDEGTAALMNENFVNVKVDREERPDVDAVYMTATQAMTGQGGWPMTVFATPEGHPFYTGTYFPRSHFQRLLAGVSNAWNGEREAVLEQGSKIVEALREQSSLPSGPLPTQDTLARAVRALGDSFDPVRGGFGAAPKFPPSMALEFLLRYAAARPRTGGGPERPDPEAGAEPGADTATAMAGRTLEAMARGGIYDQLGGGFARYSVDAGWVVPHFEKMLYDNALLLRVYAHWWRLTGSALGRRVAVETADWLLAEMRTPEGGFASALDADSEGVEGKFYAWTPEEIHEVLGEEDGAWAVALYEVTGTFEHGTSVLQLLSDPDDAERAARVRAALLAARARRVRPGRDDKVVAAWNGLAIAALAEAGALFDRPDLVAAARAAAVLLDELHMDGDRLLRTSRDGRAGANAGVLEDYADLAEGLLTLYGVTGEVRWFHRAGTLLETVLDRFADGAGGFFDTADDAEPLFRRPQDPTDNATPSGQSAAAGALLSYAALTGSARHREAAEAALGPVTLLADKHARFAGWGFAVAQAAVSGPVEAAIVGPPDDPATSALHRTALLSTVPGLVVALGTPGSAEVPLLAGRDLLDGAPAAYVCRGFACRMPVTTPAGLRAELAS; encoded by the coding sequence ATGAACAGGCTTGGTGGCGAGACTTCTCCCTACCTCCTCCAGCACACCAGCAACCCGGTTGACTGGTGGCCATGGGGTGCGGAGGCGTTCGCCGAGGCCAGACGGCGGGACGTGCCGTTGCTGATCAGCGTGGGCTACTCGGCGTGCCACTGGTGCCACGTGATGGCGCACGAGTCGTTCGAGGACGAGGGCACCGCCGCGCTGATGAACGAGAACTTCGTCAACGTGAAGGTCGACCGCGAGGAGCGGCCGGACGTGGACGCGGTCTACATGACGGCCACCCAGGCCATGACCGGCCAGGGCGGCTGGCCGATGACGGTCTTCGCCACCCCCGAGGGGCACCCCTTCTACACCGGCACCTACTTCCCCAGGTCGCACTTCCAGCGGCTGCTGGCCGGGGTGTCGAACGCCTGGAACGGCGAGCGTGAGGCGGTGCTGGAGCAGGGCTCGAAGATCGTGGAGGCGCTGCGGGAGCAGTCGTCGCTGCCCTCGGGCCCGCTGCCCACACAGGACACGCTGGCCCGCGCCGTGCGTGCCCTGGGCGACTCCTTCGACCCGGTGCGCGGCGGGTTCGGCGCGGCGCCCAAGTTCCCGCCGTCGATGGCGCTGGAGTTCCTGCTGCGCTACGCCGCCGCCCGGCCCCGCACCGGGGGCGGGCCGGAGCGGCCGGACCCGGAGGCGGGCGCGGAGCCCGGGGCCGACACGGCGACGGCGATGGCCGGGCGGACGCTGGAGGCCATGGCCAGGGGCGGCATCTACGACCAGCTCGGCGGCGGCTTCGCCCGCTACAGCGTGGACGCCGGATGGGTGGTGCCGCACTTCGAGAAGATGCTCTACGACAACGCGCTGCTGCTGCGGGTCTACGCGCACTGGTGGCGCCTGACCGGCTCGGCGCTGGGCCGGCGGGTGGCCGTGGAGACGGCCGACTGGCTGCTGGCCGAGATGCGCACCCCCGAGGGCGGCTTCGCCTCGGCCCTGGACGCCGACAGCGAGGGCGTGGAGGGCAAGTTCTACGCCTGGACCCCCGAGGAGATCCACGAGGTCCTGGGCGAGGAGGACGGCGCCTGGGCGGTCGCCCTGTACGAGGTGACCGGCACCTTCGAGCACGGCACCTCGGTGCTCCAGCTCCTGTCGGACCCCGACGACGCCGAGCGGGCCGCCCGGGTCCGCGCCGCGCTGCTGGCCGCGCGGGCCCGCCGGGTACGGCCCGGCAGGGACGACAAGGTGGTGGCCGCCTGGAACGGCCTGGCCATCGCCGCGCTCGCCGAGGCCGGGGCCCTGTTCGACCGGCCCGACCTGGTGGCGGCGGCGCGGGCGGCGGCGGTGCTGCTCGATGAGCTGCACATGGACGGCGACCGGCTGCTGCGCACCTCGCGCGACGGCCGGGCGGGCGCCAACGCCGGGGTCCTGGAGGACTACGCCGACCTGGCCGAGGGCCTGCTCACCCTGTACGGCGTGACCGGGGAGGTCCGCTGGTTCCACCGGGCCGGGACACTGCTGGAGACCGTGCTCGACCGGTTCGCCGACGGCGCCGGCGGATTCTTCGACACCGCCGACGACGCCGAGCCGCTGTTCCGCCGCCCGCAGGACCCCACCGACAACGCGACCCCGTCGGGCCAGTCCGCCGCCGCCGGGGCGCTGCTGTCCTACGCCGCCCTGACCGGCTCGGCCAGGCACCGGGAGGCGGCCGAGGCGGCCCTCGGCCCGGTGACCCTCCTGGCCGACAAGCACGCGCGGTTCGCCGGGTGGGGGTTCGCGGTGGCCCAGGCCGCCGTCTCCGGCCCGGTCGAGGCCGCGATCGTGGGCCCGCCCGACGACCCGGCGACCTCGGCGCTGCACAGGACCGCCCTGCTGTCCACCGTCCCCGGCCTGGTCGTCGCGCTCGGCACGCCCGGGTCGGCCGAGGTGCCGCTCCTCGCCGGCCGGGACCTGCTCGACGGCGCCCCGGCGGCCTACGTGTGCCGGGGGTTCGCCTGCAGGATGCCCGTCACCACCCCGGCCGGGCTACGGGCCGAGCTGGCGTCCTGA
- a CDS encoding ABC transporter permease translates to MTTTISDRVVTTRSARANAHIGRHAQTIAIAVVLVVLLIFFSFSADRFATAGNMLNLIRQIAPTLIVATAMTFVICTSGIDLSVGSTVALSGSLLAIVLQHGWDPTLALIAILALGAAIGFVNGWFSAYQGIPPFIVTLAMLSIMRGTALRATEGYSTPIDGDLWIVQLGQGRVAGVPVPAILAVVIALVAWLTLTRTPFGRYVIGLGSNGESLRRAGVNTRRVGLTVYVLTGLAAALAGVLIATRLSSGSSNAGTGFELEVITAVVLGGTSLFGGRGSMLGTILGALVLGVIANGLVLLHVSPFYVQIVQGGILLLAIFSNSKVWARFGAVRK, encoded by the coding sequence ATGACCACCACCATCAGCGACCGGGTGGTGACCACCCGGTCGGCCCGCGCCAACGCGCACATCGGCAGGCACGCCCAGACCATCGCGATCGCGGTCGTGCTGGTCGTACTGCTGATCTTCTTCTCCTTCTCCGCCGACCGCTTCGCCACGGCCGGGAACATGCTCAACCTGATCCGGCAGATCGCCCCGACGCTGATCGTCGCGACGGCGATGACGTTCGTGATCTGTACCTCCGGCATCGACCTGTCGGTCGGCTCGACCGTGGCGCTGTCGGGATCACTGCTGGCGATCGTGCTCCAGCACGGCTGGGACCCGACCCTCGCCCTCATCGCGATCCTCGCCCTCGGCGCCGCGATCGGGTTCGTGAACGGGTGGTTCTCCGCCTACCAGGGCATCCCGCCGTTCATCGTCACGCTCGCCATGCTCTCGATCATGCGTGGTACGGCGCTGCGGGCCACCGAGGGCTACTCCACCCCGATCGACGGCGACCTGTGGATCGTCCAGCTCGGCCAGGGACGTGTCGCCGGGGTCCCGGTGCCGGCGATCCTCGCCGTGGTCATCGCGCTGGTCGCCTGGCTGACCCTGACCCGCACCCCGTTCGGCCGGTACGTGATCGGCCTCGGTTCCAACGGGGAGTCGCTCCGCCGGGCCGGGGTGAACACCCGCCGGGTGGGCCTGACCGTCTACGTCCTCACCGGCCTGGCCGCCGCGCTCGCCGGCGTGCTGATCGCCACCCGGCTCAGCTCGGGCTCCTCCAACGCGGGCACCGGGTTCGAGCTGGAGGTCATCACCGCCGTCGTCCTCGGCGGGACCAGCCTGTTCGGCGGCCGGGGCAGCATGCTCGGGACCATCCTGGGCGCCCTGGTCCTCGGCGTCATCGCCAACGGCCTGGTGCTGCTGCACGTCTCGCCGTTCTACGTCCAGATCGTCCAGGGCGGCATCCTGCTGCTGGCCATCTTCTCCAACAGCAAGGTCTGGGCGAGGTTCGGCGCGGTGCGGAAATGA